CTAGAAATTTACGTATTTCCATACTTAACTCGACAAGTTCTTCATTATTCATCTTCTTCAAAAAAGAAGGGTCTTTTATAGATAGAAGATCCAAACAGGACCACTCACTTTCTGTAATTTTCGGTTTTAAGCATAAACAAAGCCTCATTAAAGAGGAATGGATGACTAGACCGAAAAATTGGTTTTAAGTTAAGGCTGTTTTCGCATACTTTGTTGCGATTTAACAAGTAATGCGGTGTGGTTGATTTCCCCTCCAGATGCTCGCTTTCCGCGGGGCGGGCGGTGAGCCTCCTCGGCGTAAACGCCTGTGGGGTCTCACCTGCCCCGCTGCTCCCGCAGGAGTCTCGCACTTGCGCTCCAATCAACCTTAAATCGTTTCGTTTTAAAAACAACAATCTTTACGAAAACAGCCTAAGTTAAAAAATAGCCGCCAACACCCAGGTGATTTCGGCGGCTTATCATACCTATTTTATCACGTATCTCAATAAAAAAATTCATTTTGATTTTCACATATTTTTGCACAATGAGTATACCATAAAACCTCAATTGATAACAAATTTAGCCACAATCAATGATTACGGTTCGCTATTAAATCAGTTAGATCATTCAACAAACCCGTTTGTAAGGTTGTTTTTCCTAAAGCGGCATGGGCAAGTTCTATATGATGTTCCAACTTTTCCTTTGCCCCTTGAAGCGTAAGTAAAGATGGATATGTACTTTTATGATTCCCCACATCACTGCCAACCGGCTTGCCGATCAACTCGACCGACCCTTCAATATCCAGGATATCATCGCGAATTTGAAAAGCAAGCCCCAGGTGGTATGCAAAGTCACGTAAATGCAGTTGCTGTTCTTCATTCGCCCCGGCTAATATAGCACCGGAAAGGATGCTTGCAGTCAATAACTTCCCTGTTTTATGTTCATGTATATACTCCAATTCCTGAAGGGTCAACTGTTTATTTTCACCTTCCATATCCGCAACTTGACCTCCAACCATTCCTTCGGCTCCGGCAGATTTCGCAATTTCACTTACCAGGTTCAGCTTCATTTCAGCCGTCACCTCGGGATCGATCATATCCGTCACCAATTGAAAGCTATATGTAAGAAGCGCATCACCTGCCAGTATTGCTACCGCTTCACCGAACACTTTATGGTTCGTCGGTTTTCCGCGGCGGAGATCATCATCATCCATCGCCGGAAGATCATCATGAATCAAAGAATATGTATGAATCATTTCAATGGCAGCCGCTGCAGGAATCCCCATCCTCAAGTTTTTTCCAAAGGCCTCCAGAACGGCAAAGACCAATAACGGGCGAATCCGTTTACCTCCTGCCTCCAGTGAATAGACCATGGCTTCTTTGACCACTGCCGGAGCTTTAAGTTTATTGACATATTCCACGGTTTCCCGTTCTATAATCGCCTTATATTCTTTAGAAAACATTTCAAAGGACTCTGTACCCATGTCATTCTTCCTCCTGTACAGCGAAGTTTTCAAGTTCCCCATCTTCGCGTAAAATTTGAGTCAACTGATCTTCAACAGCCTTAAGCTTCGAATGGCAAAGCCTTGATAAGTCCATTCCTTGTTTATATATGGAGATGGCTTCTTCCAAGGGTACATCGCCTTCTTCCAACTGCTCTACAATTTTTTCGAGATTCTCCATCGCTTCTTCAAATGTAGCTTCCTGTTTTTTTGTCATGGTTCAATCCGCTCCTTTATTTCTTTAATTTCACATTCAAGTGTTCCATCTTTTATCGAAACCGCTATCTTATCCCCTTTGGATACTTGCTGTGTACTTTTCACTAATGTCTCATCCTCAGCAAAAACTAATCCATAACCCCGTTCCATGATTTTTAGTGGACTTAGGGCAGATAAAGTGGCAGTTACATGGACGAACTGCTGTGATTTTTGCCGATAGATGGCTTCCATGGCCCTACGCAAAACCTTTGCATGCTGCTGTAATTCATCTTTCGCATTTTGCACCGCTTGTTCAGGATGCTGCTTTTTCAGAATATCGTTCAGCTGATTCAGCTCATCTCTCTTTTTCATGAAATACCGCGTGCTGGTCCTTCCTAGCCTGTCCATCGTCTTGTCTAGCTGTTCCAGCTTCTGTTCATACATTTTATGTGGATAACGGAAGGCATAAGACCTCTCCATCCTGGTCAACCGGGTTCGTTCAAAATTCACCGCTTCTTGAATGGAGCGGGTCAATCGGTTCTTGCGGTTCATCAGGCGTTCGAGTATTTCATTCAAGTGAGGAACCGCTAACTCTGCTGCACCAGTCGGTGTAGGAGCACGCATATCGGCGACAAAATCAGCAATTGTAAAATCGGTTTCGTGACCGACAGCAGAAATTACCGGTATATCGGAATCATAAATCGATTCAGCCACAATCTCTTCATTAAACGCCCATAGTTCCTCGATCGATCCGCCGCCCCTTCCGACAATGAGAACATCGCTTTCCGCCCTTGCGTTAGCCATGGAAATTGCCTTTGCAATCGATTTAGCTGCATTATTCCCTTGTACAAGGGCTGGATAAACGATGATCCTGGCAATTGGATATCTCCGCTTGATGGTTATCAAGATATCCCTTAATGCCGCTCCGGTCGGCGATGTTATGACACCTACAGACTTAGGGTACTGCGGGATCGACTTCTTGTGTTCGGCCAAAAACAAACCTGCAGCCTCCAGCTTTTTCTTCAGCTGTTCATAAGCAAGATACAAATCCCCCACACCATCAGGGGCCATGCTTTTCACATAAAGCTGATACTGTCCCCCTGCTTCATATAATGATATATCACCCTTAACAAGTACCTTCATGCCATTTTCGGGCAGGAACTTCATCCCTTTATTATTGGCGGCAAACATAACGGAGAGGAGTCGGGCTTTCTCATCCTTTAAAGTAAAATACATATGTCCGCTTGTATGTTGTTTGAAATTTGAAATTTCACCTTTTATGTATACATTTTGCAAATGGGGGTCGGCATCGAACTTCCTTTTGATGTACTTCGTTAAAGCCGACACACTCAAATATTGTTGGTTGCTCATATCATGTCTCCTTCCGATGGAAATCGGATATAAAGAAAACCGCTATAGATTATACTTGAAACTTGATCAATCCATGAATGGAAAAAAGCGGTCTCCCGTTATTATAAAACAAGAGGTCCGCTTCTTTAAAATAATTTAACGTTTTTTCAGCTTTTTATTGCTTGCTCGTACTTTTCATGTGCTTTTTGAGCAGATTTGACCGTATTCTTCATAAGCATCGTAATCGTCATTGGACCAACGCCTTTAGGAACAGGTGTAATATATGAAGCCTTATTTTTCACTTCTTCAAACGCCACATCACCGCAAAGCTTCCCTTCATCATTCCTGTTCATTCCGACGTCAATGACGACTGCGCCTTCTTTAATATGGTCACTGGTGATCGTGTCCCTCTTTCCGACAGCTGCCACAACGACATCGGCTTGCTTTGTATAATAGGCAAGATCCTTTGTCCGTGAATGACAGTATGTAACGGTTGCATTTGCATTTAAAAATAATTGTCCGGCTGGTTTTCCGACGATATTACTTCTCCCTACGATGACAACATGCTTACCTTCAAGGTCATAGTCGATATACTCAAGCATCACCATGACGCCGTATGGAGTACAAGGTAAAAAGGCATCTTGCCCCGTCATCATCCGCCCAATATTAATCGGGTGGAATCCATCAACATCCTTTTCAGGCGAAATCGCTTCAATGATCGCTTTTTCCTGAATATGTCCAGGCAATGGCAGCTGCACCAATATACCATGAATGCTGTCATCCTGGTTTAATTCAGCAATGCTCTGAATTAATTCCTCCTGTGAGAGCTCCTCAGGCTTTTTAATCAATACGGAATGCATGCCCAAATCCTCACAGGCCTTTTGCTTATTGCGCACATAAGTTTGTGATGCTTGATTGTCACCCACCAGGATTACAGCCAAACCCGGAACGATATTTTTTTCACGTAATTGTTGAACTTCCTTACTGATGTCCTGCCTAACTGACTCTGCAATTTCTTTACCATTAATGATTTGAGCTGACATGTGTTTATTCCTCCCAAGTTAATTTAGCTAAAGAAATTGCTGTGAGAATCCTTGTTCAAGGCTACAACTTTAGCTGCCGCTTTTCACCTTTACCTTGGATAAAACGGCATTTACAAAGCTGCTCGATTGATCATCACCGAATTTCTTAGCAATTTCAATAGCTTCATTCATTGCAACACTTACAGGAACATCTTCACTGTGAACCATTTCATAAACCGCGATCCGCAGTAAATTCCGATCAATGTTCGCTAGTCTTTCCAACGTCCAATTCTCTAAATTGTCCCTGATCATTCCATCAATTTGTTCTCGATTTTCCGTTATCCCCATTACTAATTTCCTGAAATATTCATCAGTTGGAGCACCATCCAATACGCTTTCCATTGCTTCTTCTGCATTCGAGTTGGCAATATCTATCTGATATAGTGCTTGAAGGGATTTTTCACGGGCTTCTCTTCTTTTCATAATCTTACTCCTTTAACATCTACTATTATATATGAAAATGCTAGAACAAACGAACATTAAATAACATTTTTTCAAAAATATTAAGATTTTCGCTATTTTTTTAAAAAATCAAGCTAAATCCCACTAAAATCAAGGCCAAAAGGTTCAATATCTTGAATCAAGATTACTTTCCAATTTAACGGCCAACACAGTCCCATACTTTTTGAAAGTGTCAAAAAGCTCATGCCTAGCTTTCATGCTCATATTTCACCTTTTACACTCTAACAGAAATCACCCTTGAATTAAAGGGAAACTTCCAGACACCGCTTTATTATGTTCATTTAAATTTAATATTATAAGCAGGCTCCAAATTAGGGTTGTCACGGAGTATACATTCAAAAAAACAAAAACCCGGCTTTTTGCCGGGTTTTTGCAGGTTTGAATCGAATGAACACTTAAACTTCTTGTTCGTAATCCGCTTCTTGTTTAGCGTTTTCAAACGCAATGCCCACTACATGAATGTTCACTTCGCCAGCGTCGATAGCGGTCATATTCAACAAAGCTTCACGAATGTTATCTTGCACTTCCTGAGCAACTTTCGGAATTGAAACACCAAACTTCATGACACAATAAAGTTCGACTTTGATGGATTCTCCCGTTAAGTCCACTTTAACACCTTTACCGTGATTCTTTTTACCAAGCTTTTCAACAACACCCGTAGCGAAATTCCCGCGCATATGTGCAACACCTTCAACTTCCGATGCAGCGATACCCGCGATCACCTCTATCACCTCAGGCGCAATCTCCACTTTGCCCAGCCCACTATTATAATCATTCATTTCCAGTAATTGGCCTTCCATTTCACTCATTCAAAAGCACCTCCTGTCTTCCTTTACATTATGAGTTCATTACATCATATATTTCAAGGAATTTGGTATTAAATTCCCCGGAAACAAATTGTTCATGTTGAAGTAACTTAATATGGAAAGGAATTGTGGTACTGATTCCTTCAATGACAAACTCACCTAAGGCGCGTTTCATCTTCTCGATCGCCTCTTCTCTAGTCGGTGCATGGACGATCAATTTAGCGATCATGGAATCGTAATACGGCGGTATCGAGTACCCAGGGTATGCCGCGGAATCCACACGAACTCCGTAGCCGCCTGGCGGTAAATACATTTGAATCTTACCTGCGGAAGGCATGAAGTTCTTTTCTGGATTTTCCGCATTTATCCGGCATTCGATAGACCATCCGTTAAAAGTGACATCTTCTTGTGAAAGCGATAGTTTGTTACCTGAAGCAACTTTGATCTGTTCTTTAATCAAATCCACGCCCGTTACCATTTCCGTAACTGGGTGTTCAACCTGGATACGTGTATTCATTTCCATAAAGTAGTATTTTCTATTCACATAGTCATAAATAAATTCTACCGTTCCGGCACCTGAATAGTTAACGGCAAGTGCAGCCGTTACTGCAGCCTGCCCCATTTCCGCACGTGTTTCACCATCCAACGCTGGTGACGGGGTTTCTTCAACAAGTTTTTGCAAACGTCGTTGAATCGAACAATCACGCTCACCTAAATGGATGGCGTTTCCATGATTATCTGCCATGACCTGTATTTCAACATGACGGAAGTCCTCGATGAACTTTTCAATATACACGCCAGGATTCCCAAATGCCGTAGCGGCTTCCTGTTGCGTAATATTAATGCCCTTGATAAGATCTTCTTCCGTCCTTGCAACGCGGATACCTTTACCGCCTCCGCCGGCAGTAGCTTTGATGATGACTGGATAGCCCATTTCATTAGCTAGGGCTACACCCTCATCCGTATCTTTAATTATTCCTTTAGAACCTGGAACGATCGGTACACCAGCTTTGCGCATGGTTTCCCTTGCTACGTCCTTTGTTCCCATTTTATTGATCGCTTCGGGGCTAGGACCGATGAAAATGATATTGCATTCACGGCATAGCTCAGCAAAGTCGGCATTTTCAGCTAGGAATCCATACCCTGGATGAATTGCATCAGATCCCGTTTTCTTGGCTGTGCTGATAATGTTCGTTGTATTCAAATAACTGTCTTTTGATAATTTAGGACCGATACAATATGCTTCATCCGCAATTTGAACATGTAATGCTTCTTTATCTGCTTCTGAATAGACTGCAACAGTCTCGATTCCTAATTCCTTGCATGCCCGGATGATTCGGACAGCAATTTCCCCACGATTGGCAATTAACACCTTTTTAATCATTTAGAAACAGCTCCTCATTCCGGCTTTACTAAAAATAATGGTTGACCATATTCTACAAGCTGCCCTTCTTTTACAAGGACTTCAACGATTTCACCGCTTACTTCAGCTTCGATTTCATTGAAAAGTTTCATGGCTTCCACGATGCAGACGATGGAATCCCCCGTTACTTTATCACCCGTTTTTACGTATGCAGGTGAATCCGGTGCAGGAGATTGGTAGAATGTCCCCACCATCGGAGAAGTGATTTTATGTAAATTTTCCTGTTCGGTGGCTGCAGCAGCAGGTTTTGCTGGTTCAACAGCTTTCGTCACTGCAGGAGCAGGGGCCGCTGCGGGCTTGACCTCTACAGCTGCATTGGCTTGAACAACATCTGGAGCAGCTACTGATTGTAATACTGTACCCGCTTCAGTTTTTTTCAATTTAAGTTTCGTTCCTTCATTTTCAAAAACGAATTCATTGATATTTGATTGATCGACTAGCTTAATAATTTCACGAATTTCTTGCACTTTCATTTTGTGGCACCCCTTGTCTAATTTAGTATGAATTTGTGAGGCAATAATATTTTATGTAACCATACCCTTAGCTTATCCTACTTTGTCCAATACTGCACAAAGTAGCCGCCTTCTTTATGAGAATGCGAATAAACTGAATACAAACCCCATCTGTATTATAACAGATATTTCACTTTCTCAAAATATTGTTTCCCTAGAAAATTGAAAAGTTTATGACCAGCTTCTAACATCATACAATATTAGCTTATACAAATTCAATGATAGATTAGTTGTAACTTATTATCCATACTTCTATCTTACACCTTTATTATAATATTGTGAATATTTTTCAACTGGGGCACCTTAACGCCTTCCCTTGAATTTTGCCTTTAATTCCTAAAAAACCAGCAATAATATCCACTTTTATTACTTTTCTAGAATATTACGGATGGTCATTATCACCATTTTCATTTGAGTTCCTTATGCCAATTGACATAAAAAAACTTTTCCTCTAAAGTTTCCAGATTGTAAGATAGTTAAAAAAATCATCATAAAAAAGCCTCCTTTTTTTTGCTAAGGAGGCTTTCAAAATTTTATGATGCTGAACTGTTCTGTATCAGCATTTTTTTCTGTATGTGTGTTTACTTTTCCGGTTGGAAATCGACCACAACATTTTGTGCATCGCTCACTTCTTTCCTTACAAGGCGGATAATGTTATTGGCCTCTGTTTTCGTTTGTTTATCGGCCTTGACACTCACCTTTACATCCGTACCGTCCACCCGGACCAGTGCTGCATTGTAATCCATGGCAACTATTAAGTTTTCGATGATATTTTCTTTTACTTTCGTTTCACTTAATTGTTCGATTTTTGCATAAGCCTCGTCTCTTTCTTCAGCTGATAGTTCTGTGTTGCCCATCTTTGCAGTCAATTCTTCATTCAGCTTCGCCCGTTCATCTTCGATCTGCATCCTTAACGATTCGAACTCATCTCCAGATGCAATGGTTACAGAGGAACCTTCTGTATTTTTGGTCGTTTCTTTTTCACTTTTATTTTCCCCT
This sequence is a window from Brevibacillus sp. JNUCC-41. Protein-coding genes within it:
- a CDS encoding polyprenyl synthetase family protein produces the protein MGTESFEMFSKEYKAIIERETVEYVNKLKAPAVVKEAMVYSLEAGGKRIRPLLVFAVLEAFGKNLRMGIPAAAAIEMIHTYSLIHDDLPAMDDDDLRRGKPTNHKVFGEAVAILAGDALLTYSFQLVTDMIDPEVTAEMKLNLVSEIAKSAGAEGMVGGQVADMEGENKQLTLQELEYIHEHKTGKLLTASILSGAILAGANEEQQLHLRDFAYHLGLAFQIRDDILDIEGSVELIGKPVGSDVGNHKSTYPSLLTLQGAKEKLEHHIELAHAALGKTTLQTGLLNDLTDLIANRNH
- a CDS encoding exodeoxyribonuclease VII small subunit, producing MTKKQEATFEEAMENLEKIVEQLEEGDVPLEEAISIYKQGMDLSRLCHSKLKAVEDQLTQILREDGELENFAVQEEE
- the xseA gene encoding exodeoxyribonuclease VII large subunit, which translates into the protein MSNQQYLSVSALTKYIKRKFDADPHLQNVYIKGEISNFKQHTSGHMYFTLKDEKARLLSVMFAANNKGMKFLPENGMKVLVKGDISLYEAGGQYQLYVKSMAPDGVGDLYLAYEQLKKKLEAAGLFLAEHKKSIPQYPKSVGVITSPTGAALRDILITIKRRYPIARIIVYPALVQGNNAAKSIAKAISMANARAESDVLIVGRGGGSIEELWAFNEEIVAESIYDSDIPVISAVGHETDFTIADFVADMRAPTPTGAAELAVPHLNEILERLMNRKNRLTRSIQEAVNFERTRLTRMERSYAFRYPHKMYEQKLEQLDKTMDRLGRTSTRYFMKKRDELNQLNDILKKQHPEQAVQNAKDELQQHAKVLRRAMEAIYRQKSQQFVHVTATLSALSPLKIMERGYGLVFAEDETLVKSTQQVSKGDKIAVSIKDGTLECEIKEIKERIEP
- the folD gene encoding bifunctional methylenetetrahydrofolate dehydrogenase/methenyltetrahydrofolate cyclohydrolase FolD; the encoded protein is MSAQIINGKEIAESVRQDISKEVQQLREKNIVPGLAVILVGDNQASQTYVRNKQKACEDLGMHSVLIKKPEELSQEELIQSIAELNQDDSIHGILVQLPLPGHIQEKAIIEAISPEKDVDGFHPINIGRMMTGQDAFLPCTPYGVMVMLEYIDYDLEGKHVVIVGRSNIVGKPAGQLFLNANATVTYCHSRTKDLAYYTKQADVVVAAVGKRDTITSDHIKEGAVVIDVGMNRNDEGKLCGDVAFEEVKNKASYITPVPKGVGPMTITMLMKNTVKSAQKAHEKYEQAIKS
- the nusB gene encoding transcription antitermination factor NusB, whose protein sequence is MKRREAREKSLQALYQIDIANSNAEEAMESVLDGAPTDEYFRKLVMGITENREQIDGMIRDNLENWTLERLANIDRNLLRIAVYEMVHSEDVPVSVAMNEAIEIAKKFGDDQSSSFVNAVLSKVKVKSGS
- a CDS encoding Asp23/Gls24 family envelope stress response protein, with product MEGQLLEMNDYNSGLGKVEIAPEVIEVIAGIAASEVEGVAHMRGNFATGVVEKLGKKNHGKGVKVDLTGESIKVELYCVMKFGVSIPKVAQEVQDNIREALLNMTAIDAGEVNIHVVGIAFENAKQEADYEQEV
- the accC gene encoding acetyl-CoA carboxylase biotin carboxylase subunit; amino-acid sequence: MIKKVLIANRGEIAVRIIRACKELGIETVAVYSEADKEALHVQIADEAYCIGPKLSKDSYLNTTNIISTAKKTGSDAIHPGYGFLAENADFAELCRECNIIFIGPSPEAINKMGTKDVARETMRKAGVPIVPGSKGIIKDTDEGVALANEMGYPVIIKATAGGGGKGIRVARTEEDLIKGINITQQEAATAFGNPGVYIEKFIEDFRHVEIQVMADNHGNAIHLGERDCSIQRRLQKLVEETPSPALDGETRAEMGQAAVTAALAVNYSGAGTVEFIYDYVNRKYYFMEMNTRIQVEHPVTEMVTGVDLIKEQIKVASGNKLSLSQEDVTFNGWSIECRINAENPEKNFMPSAGKIQMYLPPGGYGVRVDSAAYPGYSIPPYYDSMIAKLIVHAPTREEAIEKMKRALGEFVIEGISTTIPFHIKLLQHEQFVSGEFNTKFLEIYDVMNS
- the accB gene encoding acetyl-CoA carboxylase biotin carboxyl carrier protein — translated: MKVQEIREIIKLVDQSNINEFVFENEGTKLKLKKTEAGTVLQSVAAPDVVQANAAVEVKPAAAPAPAVTKAVEPAKPAAAATEQENLHKITSPMVGTFYQSPAPDSPAYVKTGDKVTGDSIVCIVEAMKLFNEIEAEVSGEIVEVLVKEGQLVEYGQPLFLVKPE
- a CDS encoding SpoIIIAH-like family protein, with product MLLKKQTVWLLTMLSLVVVLSVYYLTAPEENAADMTATEQQENKAETKTENKADTKGENKSEKETTKNTEGSSVTIASGDEFESLRMQIEDERAKLNEELTAKMGNTELSAEERDEAYAKIEQLSETKVKENIIENLIVAMDYNAALVRVDGTDVKVSVKADKQTKTEANNIIRLVRKEVSDAQNVVVDFQPEK